In Nicotiana tabacum cultivar K326 chromosome 19, ASM71507v2, whole genome shotgun sequence, one DNA window encodes the following:
- the LOC107822557 gene encoding uncharacterized protein LOC107822557, with amino-acid sequence MEKSSSSSTSAFSLLALLVISLRVITTCLAMNISTDQSSLLALKARITSDPNHILSTNWSSSTTVCKWIGITCGSRHQRVTVLNISGLGFNGTIPPQLGNLSFLVSLDLSHNDFHGELPPEISHLPRLRAIDLSNNYLTGQIPSFSGDIRMLSLEMNSFSGFIPSSISRMKNLGFLKLGYNNLEGNIPRGIATDLHSLKLLSFGFNKLNGSNVLSMFNISLLEDLDLEKSGLTGNLPSDLCRRLPRLRKLELNFNKLRGQIPRTISECSQLQVLSLMENNLDGIIPRELGNLQLLQDLTLGNNTLEGTIPYEIGHLYNLKLLVMEKNKLKGSIPLTIFNISSLEFLFMSGNMLEGPLPRDVGNLTMLTTLDLGNNFLTGVIPDELGNLQELVDLSLYLNNFSGSIPIGIFNISTLVSISLSDNHFSGHLPSTIGHGLPNIEGIFLGENNINGILPSSISNLSKLTVLELGGNELTGSIPKSLVNLRLLEVLHLQSNSFIGETSTLSFITPLINLVDLRLSFNPLNAVLPKSIGNLSLQWFSAIGCNLKGHIPNEIGNLINLSSLELEDNDFTGIVPTTISSLTNLQQLSLGVNRISGPFPNGLCELSSLFFLKLSQNQMRGSIPTCLGDLTSLREVYLDSNNFTANIPLSLWNLKDILKLNLSSNFFNGSLPPQFGNLKAAILLDLSWNQLSGNIPNTLGSLLKVTQLSLAHNRIEGSIPETFRKLVSLEALDLSYNNMSGVIPKSLEALQQLHSFNVSFNRLHGEIPSGGPFVHLPFQSFMSNEGLCGNPQKHVPACPSNSKKRRLIWILVASLVIFVIGVVSSIVFILMRRRVKTVNAEDEWSPEIAPQRISYYELQRATQGFDGNNLIGSGSFGSVYKGTLADGMIVAVKVFNVQMEGTFQTFDRECEILRTLRHRNLTKIISSCCNLDFKALILEYMPNESLDKLLHSRDYCLNIMQRLNIMVDVASALEYLHHGYSVPVIHCDLKPSNVLLDNDMVGHLTDFGIAKLLTKEESIAHTTTFATIGYIAPEYGLEGIVSKRSDVYSYGIMLLETFTKKKPNDEMFGDLNLRSFVHNSLPDELNKIIDANLLTLDEENLSQKLQCVSAIMELAMNCTANIAAERMNMTNVVAALKKIKQKLSSCYRTTLRHDIRYFNFIFVLKEKSYKVQ; translated from the exons ATGGAGaaatcctcctcctcctccacctcCGCCTTTTCGCTATTAGCATTGTTAGTAATATCTCTTCGCGTTATAACAACATGCTTAGCCATGAATATAAGCACAGATCAATCTTCTCTTCTAGCGTTAAAAGCGCGCATCACTTCAGATCCTAATCACATTCTTTCAACAAATTGGTCTTCTTCAACCACAGTTTGTAAATGGATTGGAATCACTTGTGGCTCTCGTCATCAACGAGTTACTGTACTGAATATTTCAGGTTTAGGGTTTAATGGTACTATCCCTCCACAACTTGGAAATCTCTCTTTTCTTGTTTCACTTGATCTAAGCCACAACGATTTCCATGGCGAACTTCCACCAGAAATTTCTCATTTACCAAGATTGAGAGCCATTGATCTTAGTAACAACTACTTAACTGGTCAAATTCCTTCGTTTTCGGGTGATATTCGAATGTTGTCTCTTGAAATGAATAGTTTCAGTGGGTTCATTCCTTCTTCTATCTCAAGAATGAAGAATCTTGGATTCTTGAAATTAGGTTACAACAATTTGGAAGGAAATATTCCTAGAGGAATAGCTACTGATCTTCACAGTTTGAAATTGTTGAGCTTTGGATTCAATAAACTCAATGGCTCTAATGTGCTATCTATGTTCAACATCTCATTACTAGAAGATTTGGATCTTGAAAAATCTGGTTTAACTGGTAATCTTCCATCTGATTTGTGTCGTCGCCTTCCCAGATTGCGAAAGCTTGAACTTAACTTTAATAAGTTAAGAGGACAGATACCAAGAACCATTTCTGAATGCTCACAACTTCAAGTCCTATCTTTGATGGAAAATAACTTAGATGGAATAATTCCAAGAGAACTAGGTAACTTACAGCTGTTGCAAGATTTAACTCTTGGAAATAATACGTTAGAAG GCACAATTCCATACGAGATTGGTCATCTTTATAACTTGAAGCTGTTAGTCatggaaaaaaataaattaaagggcTCGATCCCTTTAACCATATTCAACATTTCATCACTTGAATTTTTATTTATGAGTGGTAACATGCTTGAAGGACCTTTACCAAGAGACGTTGGAAATTTGACTATGCTTACCACACTTGATCTTGGAAATAATTTCCTAACAG GTGTAATTCCAGATGAACTTGGTAACCTTCAAGAGTTGGTGGACCTTTCATTGTATTTGAATAACTTTAGTGGTTCTATCCCTATTGGTATCTTCAATATCTCTACTCTTGTATCTATTTCACTATCAGATAACCACTTTTCAGGTCATCTTCCTTCCACTATAGGCCATGGTTTACCTAATATTGAAGGAATATTTCTAGGTGAAAACAATATTAATGGTATATTACCAAGTTCCATCTCAAATTTGTCTAAGCTTACAGTTCTTGAACTAGGTGGAAATGAACTTACAGGTTCTATTCCTAAATCTCTAGTAAACTTAAGACTTCTTGAAGTTCTCCACTTACAAAGCAACTCCTTTATTGGTGAAACTTCAACACTGAGCTTTATTACTCCTTTGATAAACTTAGTAGATTTGAGGTTATCTTTCAATCCCCTAAATGCAGTGCTTCCAAAGTCTATTGGCAATCTTTCTCTTCAGTGGTTTTCGGCGATAGGTTGTAACCTCAAGGGCCATATTCCAaatgaaattggaaatttgataaATTTATCTTCTTTGGAGCTAGAAGACAATGACTTTACTGGCATTGTCCCGACGACGATAAGTTCTTTGACAAACCTTCAACAACTTTCACTTGGTGTAAATAGAATAAGTGGTCCTTTTCCAAATGGTTTGTGTGAGCTATCTAGCTTGTTTTTTCTAAAACTTTCACAAAATCAAATGAGGGGAAGTATTCCTACATGTTTAGGGGATTTGACTTCCCTAAGGGAGGTTTATCTTGATTCAAATAACTTCACTGCTAACATACCTTTAAGTCTATGGAATCTCAAAGACATCTTGAAGTTGAACTTGTCCTCTAATTTCTTCAATGGCTCTCTACCACCACAATTTGGAAATCTCAAGGCTGCAATACTTCTAGATCTTTCTTGGAATCAATTATCTGGTAACATACCTAATACATTAGGAAGTCTACTGAAGGTGACTCAACTATCTTTGGCTCATAACAGAATTGAAGGATCAATACCTGAAACATTTAGGAAACTCGTAAGTTTGGAAGCGTTGGATCTTTCATATAACAATATGTCTGGTGTGATTCCAAAGTCATTAGAGGCACTTCAGCAACTACACTCCTTTAATGTATCATTCAATAGGTTACACGGGGAAATTCCGAGTGGAGGACCTTTTGTCCATCTTCCTTTCCAATCTTTCATGTCGAATGAAGGATTATGTGGTAACCCTCAAAAGCATGTCCCAGCTTGTCCTTCtaattcaaagaaaagaagattGATATGGATTTTAGTTGCCTCTTTGGTTATCTTTGTAATAGGGGTTGTTTCATCAATAGTTTTCATATTGATGAGACGTCGGGTTAAAACAGTCAATGCTGAAGATGAGTGGTCGCCTGAGATAGCGCCACAAAGAATTTCTTACTATGAACTTCAAAGAGCAACTCAGGGATTTGATGGAAATAACTTGATAGGTAGTGGAAGTTTTGGTTCTGTTTACAAAGGGACATTGGCAGATGGGATGATAGTAGCTGTTAAAGTTTTTAATGTGCAGATGGAAGGTACATTTCAAACTTTTGACAGAGAATGTGAAATCTTGCGGACTCTTCGCCACAGAAATCTCACCAAAATCATAAGCAGTTGTTGTAACTTGGATTTTAAAGCACTGATACTTGAGTACATGCCAAATGAGAGCTTAGACAAGTTGCTACATTCGCGAGATTATTGTTTAAATATAATGCAGAGATTGAATATCATGGTTGATGTTGCATCTGCTCTAGAATATCTCCATCATGGTTACTCAGTACCGGTTATTCACTGTGATCTGAAGCCTAGCAATGTGTTACTTGACAATGACATGGTGGGACACCTAACTGACTTTGGCATTGCTAAACTTTTGACTAAGGAAGAATCTATTGCTCACACTACAACCTTTGCCACTATTGGTTACATTGCTCCAG agTATGGTTTGGAAGGCATTGTATCCAAGAGGTCTGATGTTTATAGTTATGGTATCATGTTGCTGGAAACCTTTACAAAGAAGAAACCTAATGATGAAATGTTcggagatttgaatttgagaaGTTTCGTGCATAATTCGCTTCCTGATGAGCTGAATAAAATCATAGATGCCAACTTACTAACACTAGATGAAGAAAACTTAAGTCAAAAGCTGCAATGTGTATCAGCAATCATGGAGTTAGCCATGAATTGCACAGCTAATATTGCAGCTGAAAGGATGAACATGACTAATGTTGTAGCAGCATTGAAAAAGATCAAACAGAAGCTTTCTTCATGTTATCGAACGACCTTACGACATGACATCAGGTATTTTAATTTCATATtcgttttgaaagaaaaaagttaTAAAGTTCAGTAG